The Festucalex cinctus isolate MCC-2025b chromosome 10, RoL_Fcin_1.0, whole genome shotgun sequence region ATGTTGAAGACGATGTGGAGTCAGACTCTTCTGATGAAGATGAAGCCCAAGAACCTTTGAAGAGCAAAAGAGACAATGAAGGTGACAACTGCGACACAAAGTACAAAATTGTCTGTCGTGTTTGCCATCGAAGATTCCAACTTTGGTCACATTTGCGAACACACATGGCGACACATGTGACAACACAGACAAAACCAACAGGGGACAAAACACATTCCTGCTCATTTTGTGGTAAAATCCTCTCAACTAGGAATGCAGTCACCCGCCATGTGAGAATGCATACTACAGTAAAAGAATTTTCCTGTTCAGAGTGTGGTAAAAGTTTCACTTTTAATCAGCAATTGACCGTACACATGAGAgtgcacactggagaaaaaccttttccctgctcagtttgtggcaaaacattttcatgcaaGGGcaacctttcaaaacacatgacgacacacactggagaaaagccATTCTCATGTTCTGTTTGTGCTCGTCGATTTTCTACTATAAATGGTAAGACTTCTCACATGctaacacacactggagaaaaaccattTTTGTGCTCAGTTTGTGCTGAAAGTTTTGCTTCAAAGGGTAATTTACAGAGacacatgagaacacacactAGAGAAAGACCCTACAGCTGCTCTGTTTGTGGTTTAAAATTTGTTCAAAATGAACATTTGGTGGCACATATGAGAACACACACAGGTGAGAAAACGTTGAGCTGTGGTGTGTGTCACCAAAGATTCTCACGTAAGCATCAAGCTGACAAACACAAATGTATTGGTGAGAACACTAGTACTAAATAAAGTGTGGAATTAATTTGCTGTTACATTTCTGATTGCTCAGGTTGATTGGAAGCAGGGGGCTCATTTTCAGCCCTGGAGTGTCAGGGCTCAGACCGGCCCACTTTAGTTTACATTTGTAATGAACATACACAATTTTACAGTTTATGGAAAAATGTAAAAGAGATGAGCATTCCTCCGATATCCATATTGCATTtatcaaaaatgtcatttacaaTTGAATGCTCTTACACTTCACAAGACACACTTACCAAATGAATTTAAGGCAGCTCACTCTGTAATTCCTGTTAgtgttcttattttgaaacgTGTTCTCACCACTTCTGGTGCACACTACTGTCCTGACTGACGCTAACTTGAAGAGAGCAACGGAATCGTCGGAGGCTTTCCCATCATGCTTTGTTGCTGTTACTCGTCACacttgtgattgtgttttgcctcttatgtgttatttttgtacAGACAAGGTTTAATATACTTTTATTGTTAAAAGTTTttctacttttgatattaaattACTGTAACTCAATAACACCCTTTGTAACAAAGACAGGCAGTCTATTACTATACTATACAATATATAATGACCTGTAAGGATGATCAACGTTACGATAAGACAGTCAACATAAAATGACTCTGTGCTCTTTATTTActatttatgaatttatttggAAACAATTGTTTGGACTCTTGACTGCCGTTTCGCAGCCCTACAGATGGCCCAGTCTGTTCCTGATTGGAAGTCAGAacaacatttaatgtttaatggaatgttttgaaatgaaatgtatctttctttgattttattatttgatACTCTAAAAAATGTGATCATATTTGACCTTATAATTTGGAATGCAGATTCAGATGAATCTTTTTCCTGTGCTGAAACAAATTAGTAATGGCTTCGAAGTGACTCCTAAAACGCAGGTACACTAGAAATGTAACTGTCAAAATAGTCATTCAATAGGTATGAATGAGACTTTCAGTGCTGTAGCTTAACTCAAAAAGTGAAACGTGTTTACATAATGGCAGTGGAAGAGAAGTGGGCAGCCTTCCCAATCCCCAtagatcagggatgggcaaactcggtcttcaagggccggagtcctgcaggttttggagcagTGGGTAGGCCTATACTCAAAATTACTAATTAAAATACTTCACTGTTTTCTCTTTGGTGTGTTGTTTCAACATGTGCAAGACATGTAGACGGCATTATATGTCTGTTGAAAACCAAGAATGAAGTTGAGTCTTGATTGAATTCAAAGGGAGTCACACTTTACATAGCACATGTGGTTAACGGAATTGTAAagaatgtcacaaaaaaataaatgaaagcatAAATGCATGTCGTGTCATCTGTCATGGGACGGGAATGAGCAACACAAGGCTGCGGTGATGTACCATACACACAACAGGACACCAATCCCACTTCCCTTACAGTTTCAATAGCAGTTCTACTGTTGTTTGaagcatagcaaaaaaaaaaaaaaaaaaaaagcgccacaAATGGGCTTCATGTCAAATTTTGATGCATGAAGTCAAGAGGTCATGATGAAAGGCTGCATATGACGTCATGAAAgttataaaaatgatcgatgGGTTATGAGAATGCGAGTGTTTGAAGTCCTAGTCATCAAAGGTCTctagaaaaaaagagcaatggtTTTACGACCGGAGCTGAGAGAGGGagagacgtttaaaaaaaaaaaaaaaaaagaatggcccTGCACGCGGATCTGATGTtacgtgtttttaaaaaagaatgaagTTTTCTGTGATGTAAATAAAGTCACACACAAGTTTAATGGAATAAAAAGTTAAAGAAAAGCGTATGCAAGTGtgctggtctttgtttttttgttttttttttaaataaataaaaagaggggCGGCAggggtggacgagtggttagcacgtccgcctcccagttctgaggactccggttcgagtccaggctcggaccttcctgggtggagtttgcatgttctccccgtgtccgcgtgggtcttctccgggtactccggtctcctcccacattccaaagacatgcgtggcaggttaattgggcgctccgaattgtccctaggtgtgcgtgtgagtgtggatggttgttcgtctctgtgtgccctgcgattggttggcaaccagtccagggtgtcccctgcctactgcccagagccagctgagataggcgccagcagcccccgcgacccttgtgaggaataagcggtcaataaaatggatggatggatggataaataaaaagaggaggaggagcttaTGAAACTTAACTGTGAAATGCTGGGGGTGAGTATTCTCATTCATACCTGTGATatcgaggaccaaaactgccaaaattcaaaataaataaatgactaaataaataaataaatgactataagagaaaataaaaacggatatataaaatctataattcaaaaattaaatacaaatgtatttatttattcatatatacatatatattgctctttttatttccatgtatatttctttttttatatataattttcaaattatattttttttagatccattttttttcacttttgcaCAAATTCTAACCACCATCTAGTATTACATTGGGTAGgctatcataaaaaaatatatatatatatataaaaataacactGTCAATTGTAATCGAGATGTAAATAtgtaatatttaacattttcagtaaatttcATACAAAGAATCCATACAATATCATACCAATCCagtcttaataaaaaaaaaaaggcattcttTCTATCGTCTTGCACTCTCCCACAGATTAaaccattaatttttttatatatataattaagagTTATATTCCTTTCAGTTTGTAACACTGTGAAATAGATAAATTTACAACCTGCAAAATAGTCTCTAGTCTACACCATTCTCACAGAAAGCACATGCATTATCATCTATTTTAAATCGTTTTTTGAGTAAATCTTTAGCAGgataaacagcattaaaaattttaaagtgTGTCTCTTTCACTTTTGGTGGAATAGGGAGTTTCAAATAAAGTGATCTTAGGTTTGTAATGTCTGACTTATCATATTTATTTCCAATGTTATTATTGTTGCTTTTACCAGGGAAAAGAGTACCAGTGAGACACTGTCTAATGAacttgtttgtgcattttctgtcagTGAGAGAAATCCCTTGAATATTAATGGTGGGTTGACACTGATGCTcaagtatattttttgtcagaaaaacaatTTCCTTAGGCAGCACTTTCACCACACGTTCAAATTAAATTCTAGGAGGGTAGAAACTATCTGCCACAAAATTGCTCATAGCTCAGCATAGTACCATCAGTGTTCATCAAATGTACAATAGACCATATATTAGGAAGAGGCTGAAGTGCAGTACTAGATGTCCCCAGCAGATCCACTCCAGGTACTCTTGATCTGCTGGAGAGAAGTGCATCCCTGGACGGTTGAGGTTAGTACTAACTTGGGTTTCCAATTGTGGGTTTCGGtcagtttttaataataaaaaaaaatactgttttaaagtttaaaaaaaaatactggtttAAATaacgaaaaaagaaagaagaggtCCAAAGCCGCGTGGGCGGAGTCAAACGTTTAGGGCGGACATGTTGCGGCACGCCTCGAACTGCGCGCTGCAGGGCGGAGGGAGCGAACTTCTTCGTTTAGCGTTGAACGGCAGGTAGCAAACTCCCGTAGTGCATTACCGCCACCCAAGGATTTGCCGTGATTACTGCATTGTCTCACAAGCTATTTTTTCCTGGTATGATTTGCAACCTTTTCCCACCAACTTTATTTAACAAACgtaatttacattaattaattagctTGCAATTTACATTTTGACATCAATAAACACTGAACATacatatttataaatgtattacaaataaagctgtacaaaacaaatatattatactcaacacaaattacaaataaaacaaaacagtgtctAATTGACAAAATATAAAGCTTGAGTTCATTAATTAAAAGCAAGGAATAGTGAAGCTCCCATAAATTTAGACATATGTATGTGGAATTATGCcaatatctaaaaaaaacatttgatcaaaaacatgttggatttttttttcatttttctctgaaaaacaaaaaataacattcttCTAAAACAATGCAAAACTTTTATCAATATAATTTCTTACAAAAATGCATACATTAGAAAGGACTCTTATATTTCTTACCAGAAGATTTTGAAAAGCATTCTTTTCACGCCCACCTAGATGAGATGTCACTGAGAGGTTTTTAAATTTCTCTTAGTTTGCTAACGAAAGTATAGAATTGTTTATGCATAAATACAAAGTATACTTCAGCCTGAAGCATCACATAGGCCAATACCAAAATCGATTTTACACACCCTGTCAGATGTCTAACCAACCCTGCTAATTAATGTCCACCAGCCCCCAACAATGATGGGCATTGCAACACACACTGATAAACTTGAGACTGATTCCAAGGGGGAACGGAGGAGGAAGTGACGCTGCTGCCTTGCTGCTCGACATTAATTATATGGAGATAAACTACATCACCGGGCCCTGTTACGGGGCCCGTGTCTGTAAGTTTTAATTCACAACGTTTAATTTACGACGTTTTTAAATCCTTAAACACGCCAAAGTTCTGCCATCACCGTGCTCACTGTGCCTGTTTGCCTGTCCCACCGTCGCTGCCGTTCGGCGGGCCGGAGCTTCTGGTTCCACCGTCGAAACTGCTAGCCGGGCTTGCATGCCGGAACAACCGTTGCCGCTGCTCAGGGGCCTGTTCCACCAGTTCCGCTGTCGCCAGCCTGTTTCGCCGTCGCTGCCGCTCGGCGGGCCGGGGTCTCTGGTTGCAGCTGCCTACCGGGCTCGTCAGCTGGATTGACAGTCGCTGCTTCTCGACGCGGCGCCTGACCAGCTCTGCCATCATCGCTACGCACCGGGGCTTGCCTGGTGAATCGACCGCCGCAGCTACTCGACGCCGGGCCTGCCCAGTTCCGCCGTCGTCGTTGCGCACCGGACTTGCCTGATCGTCTCTCAGTTGCTGCTACACGGCGGGCTTGCCTGTTTTGCTCACCGGGCTTGCCTGCATCGTTGTTTTTCGCCATTTACACGTGACTGCAGTACGGCGAGGGGGAAGAGAAGGAGGGGGAACCCTCAATCTCAGGATACTTTGGACAACAACATGccaccaaaacagaaacaggacTCAAAACCGGAGGAGGACTACTTAACGCTCACACAGGTAAACAaaatgctacaacaacaaaacgaacTTTTCAATACACTCCTAAATCAACAACAGGAACAATTTAAaggatttgttaaaataatactgGATTCAACTAATGCACGCATTGACAATATCACCAGAGAACTACAAGAAGTGAAGGGGAGTCTGCAATATACGCAAAAGGAGGTGGATGAGcttaaaacaactcaaattaatcacattgaaaacggtaaaaccatgcaaactgaaatgtacaaaatatgtgacagtttaattattttaaatgataaaatggaatatttagaaggacagtgtaaaagaaacaatCTGATTATTGATGGAATTGAAGAATCACCAGGAGAAACATGGACTGACACCGAAGATAAAGTAATGAAACTATTCAGAgacaaattacaatttcaggaGAAGATAGAATTGGAGCGTGTGTATCGGACTGGCAAACGGGAAACTGGGAGGACCAGACCCAGGACAATTacagttaaatttgaaaaatacaaagataaaacaaaaattctacaaaaaacaaaacatcttaagggcacaaacatatacataaatgaggattttactgatattgttcgaaaaaaacggaaagaacttataccagaaatgaaagcagcacgggaaagaggagagattgcctacctaaaatacgacaagcttataattcatccccgtacaagcacacccagacacttgcaccaacacaactcatcaataaaatgaaggaagacacagtacacttgatgacgaaaagttgacaaatactagaatggaaaatctatacccaaacacaaaaaaattacaaatatttgattatacggaacataagacatctgatccagaaaatggcattgacccagatacatttttatgtagtaacaactatgaccttgcctgcgagtaccacactaatgagcaattcaatgcaaatgtaagtaaggattttcgtgcattctcaatcatacattttaatagtagaagtctatataaaaactttacagaaattaaaaaatgcttgagtaaaataaataaattccaaattatagccatatcagagacatggcttgataatgagaaaataagcgatatagaaatggaaggatatgaattgtttacaatgaatagggaaaacagaaggggaggaggagttgcaatatatgttgataaggttttcaaatgtagtaaaattgaacatctaactactactgtggataatgtaatggaatgtgtaactattgaagttcatataaaaaatatgtcaaacgtaattataagttgtatatataggacaccaggatcatgtcttgatacatttaacgataagttaacagatatccttagttatacaaatgataaaaaattgcgaatattgtgtggtgattttaacattgatttattaaatcctaatggacatcagaaaacaactgattttataaatatgatgtatagtaatagtttatttcctgttattataaaacctagtagaataacaatcgatacagctacactaattgataatatattcacaaataaaattgaccttaaaatagaaagtggactccttattaatgatataagtgatcacctcccgatttttgcaattttttatgattattttgataaaaaaatgaagccgattacttacacatttgaaactagagcaagaacaacacgctccatggctgcctttaagttggatttagagaaacacaactggtctgaggtttattcaaataacgatcctgatattgcatatagtgaatttcagtcaaccattatttctctatataataaacattgtccattaattaagattacaagaaagtataaaggtccaaataagacatggatgacgaaggggatacagaatgcatgtaaaaagaaaaataatttatataaaagatttattaaattgagaactgtggaagctgaaacaaagtacaagatctataaaaataaattagcaaatattattcgaataagaaagaaagattattactatgaattattagaacagaataaaagcaatacacaagaaatatggaaaacactaaatcatgtaattaaaaaaagttctaaaaaaacaaattttccacaatattttataaaagataacgatatggtaattgatgaaatttctgacatagctaataattttaatgaatatttagttaacgtgggcagcaacttggcaaacaaaatcccagagccaagaaacaaacgtgaaatagataagaacattgtaaataattcatccacaatgtttcttaatgatgtgaatgatatagaagtattaaatgttgtgaaaacattaaaaaataaaaagtctactgactgtcttaacattgatatgacattagtaaaaagtattatagaatatattgtaaaaccttttacatatatttgtaatttatcatttaaaactggtatatttccatcaaaaatgaagatagccaaagtcattcctgttcataaaagtggagaaagacacacgtttaataactacagaccaatatcattgttgccacagttctcaaaaattctagaaaaattattttcatatagattggataattttattgagaaacataagctcttaagtgaaacccaatatgggtttagagaaaaacggaccacctcaatggcagtcatggagcttgtagaagcaatatctaccgaaatagataataaaaaatttactgttgggatttttatggatttaaaaaaagcttttgatactatagatcattctatattaatgaataaattaaagaaatatggaataagaggtttagcttataagtggatgaaaagttatttggaaaatagatatcagtatgtgcagtttaataatgtacaatcagaacacatgaagatcactcatggagttccccaagggtctgtgctcggccctaaattatttatactgtatataaacgatatttgctgtgtctcaaaa contains the following coding sequences:
- the LOC144026945 gene encoding uncharacterized protein LOC144026945 isoform X1, with translation MECICSDHFVKDVYQLIPGATTVVSFVQPAAWTSNMNQEVPEPPNIKEEEEPLQELDKSDVAHSSPCLKRERGPTPSWLRHSEGEIKIKVEPVSNSSTTKADGNQRSGFELDNHLGPLPHVEDDVESDSSDEDEAQEPLKSKRDNEGDNCDTKYKIVCRVCHRRFQLWSHLRTHMATHVTTQTKPTGDKTHSCSFCGKILSTRNAVTRHVRMHTTVKEFSCSECGKSFTFNQQLTVHMRVHTGEKPFPCSVCGKTFSCKGNLSKHMTTHTGEKPFSCSVCARRFSTINGKTSHMLTHTGEKPFLCSVCAESFASKGNLQRHMRTHTRERPYSCSVCGLKFVQNEHLVAHMRTHTGEKTLSCGVCHQRFSRKHQADKHKCIGENTSTK
- the LOC144026945 gene encoding uncharacterized protein LOC144026945 isoform X2, encoding MNQEVPEPPNIKEEEEPLQELDKSDVAHSSPCLKRERGPTPSWLRHSEGEIKIKVEPVSNSSTTKADGNQRSGFELDNHLGPLPHVEDDVESDSSDEDEAQEPLKSKRDNEGDNCDTKYKIVCRVCHRRFQLWSHLRTHMATHVTTQTKPTGDKTHSCSFCGKILSTRNAVTRHVRMHTTVKEFSCSECGKSFTFNQQLTVHMRVHTGEKPFPCSVCGKTFSCKGNLSKHMTTHTGEKPFSCSVCARRFSTINGKTSHMLTHTGEKPFLCSVCAESFASKGNLQRHMRTHTRERPYSCSVCGLKFVQNEHLVAHMRTHTGEKTLSCGVCHQRFSRKHQADKHKCIGENTSTK